A window from Chitinophagales bacterium encodes these proteins:
- a CDS encoding ABC transporter ATP-binding protein has translation MKQYSRIFRYLSPYTGKITLYFLFILLSIVFSIVSIGMLMPFFDLIFMNPKPECADCSTITQTSSNPLIQWVKTFLLDSIGKKGKIPTLGMICILMVIFIFLKNLTLYLSYYILNPLKNRVVNKLREDLYDKILRLPIGFFNEKRKGDLMSRMTTDVAEVETSVVGTLEGWIRDPLTILITLGVLFFISPQLTSFIIVLLPVLGLVIGRITRSLKKHSQRVADKFGETLSTLDETLGGLRVIKAFNIEKLLRNKFFRTNEELLHSKNQISYRRDLASPLSEVMGVALFCGVLYFGGRLVLNKEIALEASAFIGYLGIFYNLINPAKTLSTSFSNMRKGTAAIGRIEEILDTPVTVDDNPNGKIIDTFKDRIEFRGVRFAYDDAVILDDINLVIEKGKTVALVGSSGAGKSTLADLVPRFHDVTAGEVLIDGINIRDYSLHSVRQLMSIVTQEPILFNDTIAHNIKLGMSDASQQEVEQAAKVANAHDFIMQKEAGYETNIGDRGSKLSGGERQRMTIARAVLKNPPILILDEATSSLDTESERLVQDAINNMMQNRTSIVIAHRLSTIRHADEIIVLQKGRIVERGNHDQLMTLNGFYRRLVDMQEVR, from the coding sequence GGAAGATCACCCTCTATTTTCTGTTCATCCTCCTGAGCATCGTGTTCTCCATCGTGTCCATCGGGATGTTGATGCCCTTCTTTGACCTGATCTTCATGAACCCCAAACCGGAATGTGCAGATTGCAGTACCATCACCCAAACTTCCTCCAATCCCCTGATCCAATGGGTCAAGACCTTTCTGCTTGATTCTATTGGGAAAAAAGGAAAGATCCCAACACTGGGGATGATCTGTATCCTGATGGTGATTTTTATCTTCCTCAAAAACCTGACCCTTTATTTATCCTACTATATCCTCAACCCGTTAAAGAACCGGGTAGTGAATAAGTTACGGGAGGACCTGTATGACAAGATCCTTCGGCTACCCATTGGTTTTTTTAATGAAAAAAGAAAAGGCGACCTGATGAGCCGGATGACCACTGATGTGGCCGAAGTGGAAACATCTGTTGTCGGGACCCTCGAAGGCTGGATCCGTGATCCGCTGACCATACTCATTACACTGGGGGTATTGTTTTTTATCAGTCCCCAGCTCACTTCTTTTATCATTGTGCTCCTACCTGTCCTGGGACTCGTGATCGGCCGCATTACCCGGTCACTAAAAAAACACTCCCAACGCGTGGCGGATAAATTTGGTGAAACCCTCTCCACACTCGATGAAACCCTGGGTGGGTTAAGGGTGATCAAGGCATTTAATATTGAAAAGCTGCTGCGAAATAAATTCTTCCGCACCAATGAAGAATTATTGCACTCCAAAAACCAGATCAGTTATCGTCGTGATTTAGCCTCTCCCTTGTCAGAGGTCATGGGGGTGGCTCTGTTTTGCGGAGTTCTTTATTTTGGCGGACGATTGGTATTGAACAAAGAGATCGCCCTGGAAGCTTCTGCTTTCATCGGCTACCTCGGTATTTTTTATAACCTGATCAACCCGGCCAAAACCCTTTCCACCTCCTTTAGCAATATGCGCAAAGGCACGGCTGCCATTGGTCGTATTGAAGAGATATTGGATACACCCGTAACGGTAGATGACAACCCGAATGGAAAGATCATTGATACATTCAAAGACAGGATCGAATTCAGGGGTGTGCGTTTTGCCTATGATGATGCGGTGATCCTGGACGATATCAACCTCGTGATCGAAAAAGGAAAGACGGTTGCCCTGGTAGGTTCTTCCGGTGCAGGTAAATCCACGCTGGCCGATCTGGTTCCCCGTTTTCATGATGTGACCGCCGGAGAAGTACTGATAGACGGAATCAATATTCGGGATTATTCGCTTCATTCGGTCAGACAACTAATGAGTATCGTAACTCAGGAACCGATCCTGTTCAATGACACCATCGCCCATAATATCAAACTGGGTATGTCGGATGCCAGTCAGCAGGAAGTGGAACAGGCGGCGAAAGTGGCCAATGCCCACGACTTTATCATGCAAAAAGAAGCGGGCTACGAAACGAATATCGGAGACAGGGGGAGTAAATTAAGTGGCGGCGAAAGACAACGCATGACGATTGCCCGTGCCGTACTCAAGAACCCTCCTATCCTGATCCTGGATGAAGCCACTTCCTCACTCGATACTGAAAGCGAAAGACTGGTGCAGGATGCCATCAACAATATGATGCAAAACAGAACAAGTATCGTGATCGCCCACCGGCTTTCCACGATCCGGCATGCTGATGAGATCATTGTGCTGCAAAAAGGCCGTATCGTTGAGCGAGGAAATCACGATCAGTTGATGACACTGAATGGATTTTACAGGCGATTGGTGGATATGCAGGAAGTGAGGTGA